CATAACTGGCAGAATATCCCCTTCCCACCATTGCAGGGACCAAAATTGTGCCCAGAGCAGCGACCACCGCTGGTCCAGAGCCTGAAATGGCAGCAAAGATCATACACGCAACGACAGTTGGTGAGCTCGTGATATTGCACGGGGACGCCGAGCTCTGGATTGCTCGACCCCACCCTCCCAGGCGCAACCAGGATATAACGCTCGCCCCCAACTCATGCCCTTTTCCCAATTGCGCTCGCCGTATTTTTCCGCTCCTACCGTGTAGACTTTTGCCAGTTCTCGGAGGGCATCGGACGGAATGAGGTCATAACGAAGCT
The DNA window shown above is from Acetomicrobium sp. S15 = DSM 107314 and carries:
- a CDS encoding TRAP transporter large permease subunit; this encodes MIFAAISGSGPAVVAALGTILVPAMVGRGYSASY